The segment AGTGCTGGGTGTTCCTGCGCGTCAGGCCGCTCCAGTCGGAGTGAGTGTAACGGATGTGACCTATAACGGAGCCAATGACGGAACACTGCAGAATCTGACCGTCCAGATGGAATACCGGATTGGGGACACTGAGGCTTGGACAGAAGTAACAGACACTACAATTACCGGTCTTGCACCAGACACGTACTATGTGAGGGTGAAGGCTACGTCAACGGACTTTGCTTCTGCTATTGCTCAGGTGACTGTGCATGACTCGGATGCCGTGATCCCGGGGGCTCCAGAAGTAGTGGCGGATGATCTGAACAATACGATTGCGGGCCTGAACACCAGCATGGAATTCTCCGTGGATGAAGGACCCTTCGTTCGTTATGACGGAACCAACCTGCCGGACCTCAGCGGGGAGCATACTGTGAAGGTACGGGTGGCGGCCAGCGGATCGGTTCCGGCGGGACCGGCAACTACGTTGACTTTTACAACGAATGTCTTGATCCCTGCCGGGGACTTGGCTGTGAGTGCCAGTGATCCGAGTGGTGCAGAGAATAACGGCTATACACAAATTAAGGTTACGCCTGCACCGGCTGATGGACATAAGCTGCTGTATAAGAATTTTGGTGCTGGCAGCATCATCGTGCCGAATGTGGGAGAGCTCCTGAACGGATACACGCTTGTAGGCAGTCAGGGACTGATTCCGGCAGCCGACGGAGATACGATTGGCATTGCTGAGGCAGATGGAGACGGCAAGGTGTTAAAATACGGCAGCGTCATTGCAGTAGTTACGATGACTACTCCGGTAACGCCGACTCCCGATCCGGTTAGCCCGGGAAGCGGAAGTAACCCGAACAGCGGGACCCCTTCCGGGAATCCGGCCAGTACGGTTACCGATGTGATTGTCCTTGTGAACGGCAAGGAGGAGAATGCAGGCAAAGCAACCACAACGACCATCGGCAATCTCAGAACAACGACCATTGCTGTAGATCCGGCCAAACTTCAGGCGAAGCTGGATGCCGAGGGGAACGGAGCTGTAGTAACTATCCCGATGATGCTGGATTCGAATGTGATTGTCGGCGAATTGAGCGGCCAGATGATCAAGAATATGGAGAATGTGGCGGCCACCCTGGTGCTTCAGACCAGCAAGGGCAGCTATACGTTGCCTGCATCCGAGATTAACATCGGCGCATTGGCCGCAAGATTAGGCAACGGGGACGGAGTTAAGCTTGAGGATATTACGCTGAGAATTACCATTGGTGATGCTTCGGCTGCCATGAATCAGGTGGTTACCGCTGCGGCAGACAGAGGCGGCCTGACCCTTGCAGCGCCTATCCTGGATTTCACAGTTACTGCTTCTTCCGGAACCTCAACAGTAGAGCTGAGCCGGTTCAATGCATATGTATCGCGGACAGTGACGCTTCCGCAGGGGGTTAACCCGAACCGGCTTACCACGGGTATCGTTGTCGATCCGGATGGAACGGTGCGCCATGTACCGACCAGATTCATTCAGAAGGATGGTAAATATTACGCAGAGATCCACAGTCTGACGAACAGCACCTATTCGGTGGTCTGGCATCCGCTGACGTTCGCGGATGTGGAGAAGCATTGGGCGAAAAATGCAGTGAATGACATGGGCTCCCGTCTGGTCATTAACGGGGTGAACGAATCCACGTTCAACCCGAACGCTGACATCACCCGTGCAGAATTCGCAGCGATCATCGTACGCGGTCTGGGTCTGAAGCTTGGAGAGGGAGCTGCGAAGTTCGCAGATGTTCCGGCGAATAGCTGGTATGCAGCAGCAGTTGGGACAGCGTCCGGGGCGGGGCTGATTACCGGCTTCGAGGACGGAACCTTCCGTCCCGGAGACCGGATCACACGCGAGCAGGCCATGAACATCCTCGCCAAGGCGATGAAGCTGACCGGTCTCGCGGAACAGACGGGCACAGTGGACACCGCAGGCGTGCTTGCAGGCTTCACGGATGCAAGCCGCACGGGAGCCTGGGCGAAGGACAGTCTGGCGCTCGCAGCCTCCGCCGGCTTAATCACTGGCCGCAGCGGCAATAAGCTGGAGGCCAAAGCCAACGTGACCCGCGCAGAAGTGGCGGTGCTGATCCAGCGTCTGCTCCAGAAGTCAGAGCTGATTGATTAATGGTATAAACTAAACTGTACAAACCCCAAAAAGCGGATTCAGGCATAAGCTGAATTCGCTTTTTGGGCGTTATATACACTTGCTGATTACCCGGGCGATTGGAAGCCTTGTATTTGCTATATGAGGTCTGGTATTTGCTATAATTGGCTATAACAGAATCTTCAGGAGAGGGGCATGGCGGCATGTTCATTGTTAATGTAGAAGCAGCAATCTGTAAGGGAGATAAGTGGCTTGTGATTACACGGAGTACCAAAGAAGAGCATGCAGGAGGGACTCTGGCTCTTGTAGGGGGAAAGGTGGATATGGAGGGCAACACGCTCGAAATCCTCGAACGGACGGTGAAGCGCGAATGCGAGGAGGAGGTGGGCATCATGATCAAGGATGCGGTTACTTTTGTGTATAGCTCCTCCTTCGTAACTGAGGATGGTCGCCATGTCATCAATATGGTGTTCCTATGTGAATATGAGAGTGGTACAGCAACTAACCGGAGTCCTGATGAAGTGGAAGCCGTCCATTGGCTGACCTGTGATGAGATCCTGAAGCATCCCCTGGCTCCTCCCTGGACCCAAGAGAGTATTCGAAGAGTAGCGCTGGCAAGAAAATAACCTGAACTCACACCCACCCCGTGAACTCCAAAATACTCGCCTTCGCCGATTGTGCCTCAGACTGCGCACCCTTGCGCCATTCCTTGGGGGAGACGCCCATCAGCTTGGAGAAGCAGCGGTTGAAGCTGGAGATCGAGTGGAAGCCGACCTTTTCCGAGATCTCCAGAATCGAATCCTCGGTGCTCTTCAGTTGCTTGCAGGCTTCCTCAATCCGGGTGCTGCTCAGGAAATCGAGGGGGGATGTGCCCATAATGTCATGGAATTTGCGGCGGAAGTGGGTGGTGCTTAAGTGGCATAGCCCGGCCAGATCATTAATGGTCATCGGCGTCATATAGTTCCTGGTGATATACTCCAGCGCAGGGGAGATCACGAAATCGCCCTTCAGGCTATGCCCGGCCTCCTGCCCGCTCAAGGCTTCGTTCGTAGAATGAATGCGGAGCAGCTCAATGTACAGGGACAGCAATAAGCCGTACGCACTCTCCTGATAGTAAGGCTTCTGCTGCTGCAATTCGAGGACGATGGAGGTGGCCAGCGTATAGACGAGGGGGTGCTTGTCCCTGCTTAGGATACAATTGCTGCCCTGCACTGCCCAGAGATTCGGCTCGAAGCCGGCGTAGGCGCTCTTGAAGGAATGCTGAAACAGATCCTCCGGCGAGAAAAACAAATAGGACCACAGACTGGCCTCTCCCGGAGAGCTGTACGTCGTGTGGGGCAGATACCGCGGCAGGAAGGTCACATCTCCGGCGGCAAAAGGCACGTTCTCGCCCTTAATCTCCATGATCCCGCTATCTGAATAGCAGATCCCGATCTCCAGATGGTTGTGGAAATGCAGATGCTCGCTCTTGATATCGGAGATCTTCCAGCGTTCGCCGCTGAGCAGCAGGACAGGGAAATGGATCGGCAGGCTATAGTGGCGGTACTCAATGACGGGTTTCTTTTTTCTGGGCATCTTCAGCAGCTCCTGTCCTTCTTGCGTTAGAATAGGAATGAAGAATAAAGGGTCGAAACTGCGCAGTTTTGATGTGAATGTGCTTAGATGTAGAACATTTTACTGCTTACAATAGATTCTGTAAAGCGCTTGCAAGCGGATGGACGAATGATAGCTGCCTTCAAAAGACGCAAGGAACAGGAGAGGGGAATACACATGCTTCAAGTTCAATATAACCGGGAAGAAATCTTAAGCGTAATCGATAAGGTTGCCAGGAAGACACTGGCGATGGATTTAACGTGGGAGTGGCCTTGCGGTGTTGCCTATTACGGGGTGTCCAGAGCCTACCAGACGACGGGGAACCAGGAGTACCTGGACCAGCTGGTGAAGTGGGTAGATGAATATATTGAGCTGGGCCTGCCCGACTGGACGGTCAACACCTGTGCGATGGGCCATATGCTGATCACGTTGTATGAGGAGACGGGGGACCAGAAGTACTGGGATATTGTGTTGAGTAAAATCGGTTATATCCGGGGGACAGCGCTTCGGTTCGGGGATCAGGTGCTGCAGCATACGGTCTCGGTATCCAATGACTTCCCGGAGCAGGCCTGGGCGGATACGCTGTTCATGGCGGCGTTCTTCCTGCTGCGTGTGGGCAGCAAGCTGGAGGATCAGGAGCTGATTCAGGACGCGCTTAACCAGTATTACTGGCATATCAAATACTTGCAGGACCCAAGCACCGGCCTCTGGTTCCACGGTTATAACCATGTGAAGCAGGACCATATGTCCGGGCTGTACTGGGGCCGGGCGAACGCCTGGGGAGCCTATACCATGTCGCAGGTGAAGCCGCTGCTTAAGGAGTGGTATCTGTACCCGCAGTGTATGGATGTGGAGTGCTCGCTGCGGGATCAGCTGGCGGCGCTGAAGCTGGTGCAGACGGAGAACGGCCTGTGGCGCACGCTGCTGGACGATGAGGAGTCCTATGAAGAGGTGTCGGCGTCCTGCGGGATCGCGGCGGCCATGGTGAATAACGGCAATCCGCTGCATACCCGGTATGTGCAAAAGGCCCTGAAGGGCATTCTGGAGAA is part of the Paenibacillus sp. FSL M7-0420 genome and harbors:
- a CDS encoding NUDIX domain-containing protein is translated as MFIVNVEAAICKGDKWLVITRSTKEEHAGGTLALVGGKVDMEGNTLEILERTVKRECEEEVGIMIKDAVTFVYSSSFVTEDGRHVINMVFLCEYESGTATNRSPDEVEAVHWLTCDEILKHPLAPPWTQESIRRVALARK
- a CDS encoding AraC family transcriptional regulator; translated protein: MPRKKKPVIEYRHYSLPIHFPVLLLSGERWKISDIKSEHLHFHNHLEIGICYSDSGIMEIKGENVPFAAGDVTFLPRYLPHTTYSSPGEASLWSYLFFSPEDLFQHSFKSAYAGFEPNLWAVQGSNCILSRDKHPLVYTLATSIVLELQQQKPYYQESAYGLLLSLYIELLRIHSTNEALSGQEAGHSLKGDFVISPALEYITRNYMTPMTINDLAGLCHLSTTHFRRKFHDIMGTSPLDFLSSTRIEEACKQLKSTEDSILEISEKVGFHSISSFNRCFSKLMGVSPKEWRKGAQSEAQSAKASILEFTGWV
- a CDS encoding glycoside hydrolase family 88/105 protein; its protein translation is MLQVQYNREEILSVIDKVARKTLAMDLTWEWPCGVAYYGVSRAYQTTGNQEYLDQLVKWVDEYIELGLPDWTVNTCAMGHMLITLYEETGDQKYWDIVLSKIGYIRGTALRFGDQVLQHTVSVSNDFPEQAWADTLFMAAFFLLRVGSKLEDQELIQDALNQYYWHIKYLQDPSTGLWFHGYNHVKQDHMSGLYWGRANAWGAYTMSQVKPLLKEWYLYPQCMDVECSLRDQLAALKLVQTENGLWRTLLDDEESYEEVSASCGIAAAMVNNGNPLHTRYVQKALKGILENITEDGRVLNVSGGTAVMKDREGYRHIPKDWTQGWGQGLALAFLSDLLK